One Exiguobacterium sp. BMC-KP genomic window, ATGTGCCTTTTGCATCCGGAATTCACCGTGGATCGGTAAGAAGAATTTCGGTTTGATCAAGTTGAGCATCAATTTTAAGTCTTCTGCATGACCGTGACCTGAAACGTGCACTTTTCGTTGGTTATAAATGACATTCGCACCCGCACGGAATAATAGGTCGATTGTTTTCGAAACCGACTTTTCATTACCTGGAATCGGCGAAGCCGCAACGACGACGGTATCGTTTAAGCGAATGTTAACTTGCTTATGCGCGTTACGTGCCATTCGTGTCAAGGCTGCCATCGGCTCACCTTGCGATCCTGTCGTCAAGATGACGACTTGGTTATCGTCGAGGCGGTTGATGTCAGACAGATCAATCAGTGTTTTTTGTTTAAAGCGTAAGTAATTCAAACGCTGTGCCACTTCGACGTTGTTGACCATACTCCGACCGACGACTGCTACTTTACGATTATTCGCTTCTGCTGCTGCAAACACTTGTTGCAAACGATGAATGTTCGAAGCGAATGAAGCGACGATGACACGACCTGGTGCCTCATAGATGACATCGTTGAGTTCAGAACCGACGATCGATTCTGACCCAGACATCCCTGGTCGCTCTGCATTCGTCGAGTCAGACAGTAAGCAAAGTACTCCCCGTTGACCAATCGCTGCAATTTTCCCGAAGTCTGCCTGTTTTCCATCGACTGGTGTGTAATCGAACTTGAAATCCCCCGTATGGACGATGGCACCTTGAGACGTTTGAATACAAACCCCGACTGCATCCGGAATCGAGTGGTTGACCCGGAAGAACGTAATAAAATGACCTGCAACGGTTAATTTCGTCTTGGCATCAATTGGACGAAGATCTGCCTTTTTCAATAAACCGGCTTCTTTTAATTTGTGTTCAATCAAACCGAGCGTTAAACGTGTTCCGTAAACTGGTACCTTCAAGTCACGTAAGACGTAACTGAGTGCCCCGATATGATCCTCGTGACCATGGGTAATGAAAATCCCCTGAATCCGCTCTTTGTTTTCTTTTAAATAACTGATGTCTGGAATGACTTTATCGATTCCAAGCATCTCGTCTCCTGGGAACATTAATCCGGCATCGATGACGAAGATGTCCTCGTCGAGTTCGACGACGTACATGTTCTTCCCGATCTCACCGGCGCCACCAAGAGCAAAGACGCTTACTTTTTCCGTCTTCTTCTTTGACACAACATGACCTCCTATAATTCATATTCACTTTTCGTGAGCCGTCCACTTATCACTATCACTATTCTAGCCGAATTTTCACAATCTGCCAACAAAACGACTAGGAAATCTAAAAAAAACGTCATTCCTGCCACATTACTCCAGGAATGACGTTGATCATGTATTCAACAGGTCTTCGACTTCTTCCGTCCGTTTTGCTTTTTCCGAACGACTTGGACGTTCCCCATCCTTCAGTTCGTCAAGCGAATATCCGAACGTCATCTCGAAGTGTGGATAGTCGACGAATCGTTTCCAGTCGCCTCCCCATTCAAAACCAAGTGCTTTACCAATATCAGCGACTTCACGCCAGTCACTTTTCCCTGACCGATTCCCATCGTACTCAAGATCATACGATATCTGTCCGTTCACCAGTTGTACGAAATCGACAGCGAGTCCATAATTATGCATCGATTCACCACCGCGTGCATTTGTGACGACTTCGCCTGCCTCAGAACGCCCCTGTTCATAAAGCGCGTTCTGTTGCTGAATCGAGCGGTACCCTTGCGTAATCTTAATATCGATATTGTAGCAAGAGTGGGCAACTCGGATCAGATCTTTTGCTCCTGCTTCAACAGCTGGGTGCAGACGTTTCAGGTTCGCTTCGCTTGCGTTAATCAATCGATTTTCACCCGCTTCGTCTCGTGGACAACTCTCGATTCCGAGCTCTGGCTGATCCATTAAAATCGTCGGCATCCGATTCATGGATGCCGCAAGAAACAATCCAACCGCAAACATCGTCAATAAAAACACGATCCAACCGAAGATTGTCCCCCGTTTCATCAGCGACGGAGTTTCTTCCGCAATTTTTGGAGAATCGGTAACCCTGTTTCAAGTAATAGATACAAGGGACGATTAAGCACGTAATCGAACTCACCAATCTTTTCGATCATCCGACTACCCCAACCTGATTTAAAGGCGTAGAGTCCCGCATAATGGTCGTCTGGATCGGTCGAACCGCTAACTCCACCGAAGTCATAGGAGAGCGCTCCATGTTCTTTCGCATATTGCATCATCGTCCATTGCATCAAGTGGTTCGGCATGAACTCCCGGTACTCGTTTGACGATGCGCCGTATAAGTAATACGAACGTCGACCAGCGAGCGTTAATAACCCACCAGACAAGATGACACCGTTTGGATGTTTCGCAGCAATCGTCATCAGTTCCGTCTTCGACTTCTCTGCTTTTTCAATTTGTGCTGTCGTCTGTTCCAAGCGGTTGTTTAAGCTCTTCAACTTCTTCTCAGCTGTTTCTTTCTCCAGCTGACGATGAATCTTCGAGAGTTCCTTATCGGCTTGAAGCAATAATGCTTCCGTGTTTTCAAGCGCACGGACGACATCAAGTTTCGTCAAGAACAAAACAGCGTCCCCTTGTGGGTGCAGATGATCGTACAGATTTTCGAAGTAATCCAGACCACGAATCGAGAAACCATCCCGCTCGCCCGTCTCGACCATCAGTTTCGCAAATGTTTTGAGTCCTTCGCGATCGACTTGTTCGCAAACGATACCTTTGCGTTCAGCAAGGCGTACATTATAGCGAAACTTCGAATGGAAACCATCGAAGATTTCTTTTTCTGTCCCTTCAAGACTCGTCTCCATCGTAAAACGTGGTTGTGCATAGTCAAAACCACCACCGAAGCCATTATGTTTAAATCCGAGACCTTGCATCTCCTGTAACAGCCCAGGGTATTCTTCTCGCTCGACGTTTGGATCAAATTTAATCGCGATCGACTTGTGTTGTTTTGCGACACGAATCGCTTCGTCACGAAGGGCACGGAGTGCGTCCGTATCCATATAATCGACGACGAAACCACGTGGCGCATAACAAAGCGTAAACGGTAACTTCGGTACTTTCTTGAATAAGAGCAGCCCGACTCCGGCAATCTCACCGGAAGTCGTTCCGACTGCAATGCGTTCATGTGTCCATCCAGTTGCGCTCTTGACTTCACCCCACGCAGGAAGCTGAAGTAAATCGCCTTTTGGATGTGTTTTTACGAATGTTTCAAATTGATCTATGGTTACAACGATTGGTTGATAAGTCACTTCTGTTCCTCCATTTGCCGTATCATCTCTTTGACGATGACTTCCTCATCGAGAGGAATTTTCTCATCCTCAATAATTTGATATTTTTCATGGCCCTTACCGGCTAAGATGACGATATTGTCTGGTCGCGCAAGACGTGCTGCGTAACGGACTGCCTCTTCTCGATCGCCGATCTCGACGAATTGATCGTGAGTCATCCCTTTTGCAATGCCAGACGTAATCGAATCATATGCTTCATATCGTGGATCATCCGTCGTGATGACGACCGTTCCTGCATAGGTCGAAGCGAGTTCACCCATTTTTGGTCGTTTCGTCACGTCACGGTTTCCACCTGTACCAATGAGGAAAACAATCTTTTCCTTCGGTACATCGACAAGTGCTTTCAGACATTGTTCAATGCCATCTGGCGTATGTGCATAATCGACATAGACGTTATACCCGTCGATTGGCAACCGTTGCATCCGTCCTTTTGCCGGACGGATCGCTGAGATGGCTCCTGCAATCGTCGCTAAATCATATCCGCAAGACAAAAGGATTCCTGTCGCAAGCAATAAATTATAGACATTGAAGCGACCGATGAAGTTCGCCGTGACATCGACTTGTTCTTCCTTGTACAACATCGTGAATGTCGTTTGTTGAAGCGACTGATGGATGTTCGTCGCTCGAAGATCCGCCATATTGTCAATACCGTACGTCATGACACGAGCACCTGTCATCATCTCATACAATTCACTCGTCGGATCATCAGCGTTCAAAACTGCGACTTTTTCTGTCGTCAGCCGTTGTCCAAGTTGTGCGAATAACAACCCTTTTGCGCGCGCGTAATTCTCAAACGTTTTATGAAAATCGAGATGATCATGCGTTAAATTCGTAAATCCAGCTACGTCGTAATCAACACCTGTCACCCGGCCAAGCTCTAATCCGTGCGAAGATACTTCCATGATGACATCTTGGACCTCTTCTTCGTGCATCTGGTGGAGAAAGGCTTGCAGTTCAGAACTTTGAGGTGTCGTATTACGGCTTGGTACGACGCGGTCGCCAATCTTGACTTCAACCGTCCCGATGATGCCCGTCTTCCGACCAAGGTGCGCTAATATATCACGGACGATCGTCGTCGTCGTCGTTTTCCCATTCGTTCCTGTAATACCGATCATCCGCATCTTTTCAGAAGGATAATCATAGAATTTACCAGCCAACTCGGCAATGGCACGTGATGTACTGCGAACAAGAATGACAGGAATCGAC contains:
- a CDS encoding lipid II:glycine glycyltransferase FemX — its product is MTYQPIVVTIDQFETFVKTHPKGDLLQLPAWGEVKSATGWTHERIAVGTTSGEIAGVGLLLFKKVPKLPFTLCYAPRGFVVDYMDTDALRALRDEAIRVAKQHKSIAIKFDPNVEREEYPGLLQEMQGLGFKHNGFGGGFDYAQPRFTMETSLEGTEKEIFDGFHSKFRYNVRLAERKGIVCEQVDREGLKTFAKLMVETGERDGFSIRGLDYFENLYDHLHPQGDAVLFLTKLDVVRALENTEALLLQADKELSKIHRQLEKETAEKKLKSLNNRLEQTTAQIEKAEKSKTELMTIAAKHPNGVILSGGLLTLAGRRSYYLYGASSNEYREFMPNHLMQWTMMQYAKEHGALSYDFGGVSGSTDPDDHYAGLYAFKSGWGSRMIEKIGEFDYVLNRPLYLLLETGLPILQKLRKKLRR
- a CDS encoding UDP-N-acetylmuramoyl-L-alanyl-D-glutamate--2,6-diaminopimelate ligase, whose amino-acid sequence is MNLAELIQVIQTQKIERMVEVDVTSITTDSRDVKPGTLFVAIKGYTVDGHDYVKQAEAQGAVAIVAEQPVDVSIPVILVRSTSRAIAELAGKFYDYPSEKMRMIGITGTNGKTTTTTIVRDILAHLGRKTGIIGTVEVKIGDRVVPSRNTTPQSSELQAFLHQMHEEEVQDVIMEVSSHGLELGRVTGVDYDVAGFTNLTHDHLDFHKTFENYARAKGLLFAQLGQRLTTEKVAVLNADDPTSELYEMMTGARVMTYGIDNMADLRATNIHQSLQQTTFTMLYKEEQVDVTANFIGRFNVYNLLLATGILLSCGYDLATIAGAISAIRPAKGRMQRLPIDGYNVYVDYAHTPDGIEQCLKALVDVPKEKIVFLIGTGGNRDVTKRPKMGELASTYAGTVVITTDDPRYEAYDSITSGIAKGMTHDQFVEIGDREEAVRYAARLARPDNIVILAGKGHEKYQIIEDEKIPLDEEVIVKEMIRQMEEQK
- a CDS encoding M15 family metallopeptidase produces the protein MKRGTIFGWIVFLLTMFAVGLFLAASMNRMPTILMDQPELGIESCPRDEAGENRLINASEANLKRLHPAVEAGAKDLIRVAHSCYNIDIKITQGYRSIQQQNALYEQGRSEAGEVVTNARGGESMHNYGLAVDFVQLVNGQISYDLEYDGNRSGKSDWREVADIGKALGFEWGGDWKRFVDYPHFEMTFGYSLDELKDGERPSRSEKAKRTEEVEDLLNT
- a CDS encoding ribonuclease J, whose amino-acid sequence is MSKKKTEKVSVFALGGAGEIGKNMYVVELDEDIFVIDAGLMFPGDEMLGIDKVIPDISYLKENKERIQGIFITHGHEDHIGALSYVLRDLKVPVYGTRLTLGLIEHKLKEAGLLKKADLRPIDAKTKLTVAGHFITFFRVNHSIPDAVGVCIQTSQGAIVHTGDFKFDYTPVDGKQADFGKIAAIGQRGVLCLLSDSTNAERPGMSGSESIVGSELNDVIYEAPGRVIVASFASNIHRLQQVFAAAEANNRKVAVVGRSMVNNVEVAQRLNYLRFKQKTLIDLSDINRLDDNQVVILTTGSQGEPMAALTRMARNAHKQVNIRLNDTVVVAASPIPGNEKSVSKTIDLLFRAGANVIYNQRKVHVSGHGHAEDLKLMLNLIKPKFFLPIHGEFRMQKAHSRLAQTVGVNANNIFIIENGDVVEFEKRKARMSRKVNAGNVLIDGIGVGDVGNIVLRDRRLLSQDGVVLCVITISRKNKTIVSGPEIISRGFVYMRESEDMINEANRIVAKQLQGKLNGELDWTEMKSLIRDKLSAYLYEQTKRRPMILPIIMEI